A segment of the Halovivax limisalsi genome:
CCGGAGTTGCGGGCGCAACTCGCCCTCCTCGGGGTTCATCGTCCCGACGAGGGTGAAGTCGGCGGGGTGCGCGACGCTCACCCCGTCGCGTTCGACGCGGTTGCGGCCGCTCGCGGCCGCGTCGAGCAGGACGTCGACCAGGTGATCGTCGAGGAGGTTGACCTCGTCCACGTAGAGGAAACCCCGATTCGCGCGAGCGAGGAGGCCGGGATCGAACCCCGTCTCGCCGTCGAGGGCGTCGGAAATGGAGAGGGTGCCGACGACGCGCTCGCGGGTCGCGCCGAGCGGGAGCGTCACCAGGGGAACCGTGCGCTGCTCGACCGGCAGGTCGCCGACGTCGCGCGACCGACAGTCCGCACACTGGCGTCCGGGCTCGTCGGGCGGACAGCCGTAGGGGCAGTCCGCGACCGCGCGCTGGGCCGGCAGACACTCGACCAGCCCGCGGACGGCCGTCGACTTCGCGGTTCCCTTCTCGCCCCGGACGAGCAGCCCGTCGAGCGCGTCGTTCACCGCGACGGCCTGCAACGCCCGTTTCAGCTCCGCCTGCCCGACGATCGCCGGGAACGGGGTGGTCGCAGACGCGTCCCGATCGGCGGAATATGAAACCATATTTTCGGTAATACAACACGGGTTTATGAAAGTGCTGACCCGACGCTGCGAGCCGCGATGCACGACCCCGTGGTCGGCTCGGATCGCGACCGTCGTGCGGGACAGCGCGGACGGCTCGGGCCGCGGCCATCGAAGCGGAACCCCGCGCCCGTTGTTCGGGGCATGTCGGTCGGATTCGGACCGAACGCCACGCCCTCCCCGACCAAAATACTAATATATGATATCTATTGACAATCGGAACTGGATGTCGCGAAACAACACAGCAATCGACAGGCGATCGGTGCTGAAACGGCTCGGCGCGACGGGAACGGCCGCGACGGCCCTCGGGGCGGCCAGCGCATCGAGCGCCGCGGCCCCTGCGACGCGGGGCAGTGTTCGACCGCTGCCCGTCGAGCGTCTCGACGTCGAACGGATCTACGAGGCGGTTGCCGGGCAGTTACTGACGGAGCTGTTCGACGCAGGGTTGATCGACGCCGCGTCCGCATCCGCCCTCGACACGGACGTCGCGGCCGTCCGCGGCGGGCGAGCGGGTCGGGGCACGTTCGGCCTGTACATCGACGACGCCGTCGGTGAACGGAGCCTGCTCGCGACGAAGACACCGACCGACGGGGGCGTCCTGACACTCTACGTCCAGCCCGAACGCGACCTCTCGTACGCCACGCTTGAACCGGAGGAGGGCGACGATACGCTACTGTATGCGCCGGGCCAGGCTCCCGAACGAGTGTCCGCCGGGACCTCGAGTTCGTGCCCGGGGTGTACGTGTTACCCGAACTTTCCCTGCAACGATCGCGGCGGCGGGAGGATGGAGGTCTGCTGGGTCGAATCCACCGGCGGGCTCCCGTGCGTCGAGGTGACGGGTTGCTGCTAGGCGCTCGCGACGGTCGAGTTCGGTAGCGACCCGCGCAACCGAACCGCCGGTGGGAGCTGTCCGCCGATTGGGTTGGCGCGACGACCGGACCCGCTCGCGCGGTCGCACGCCGCCGGGCGTCCGTTCCCCTTCGATACCTTTTTGTCGCGGGGTATTACAAATACACTTTAGCTAATCCAATAGCAGTTTACAACATGTCTGCACGGATCGGGATCTACACGGCGACGGAGAACGAACTCGGGGCGATCCAGCGTGCGGCCGAGCGGCTCGGGGACGACGTCGACCTCGTCGTGCGCTCGGCGTCGGACCTCGAAGACGAGGCCGACGTCGAGGCGTTCGTCGACGAGGTGCGCGGGGCGACGGCGGCGGTCTTCTGGCTCCACGGGGCCGAAGAGAGCATGCCCGGCTACGACTACGCGGTCGGCGAACTCGCCGACGAGCGAGTCCCGCTGCTCGTCAAGTCGACGGGTGACGCCTTCGCCATCGAGGACACCACCGTGAGGACGGACCACCGCGAGACCGTCTACGACTACCTCGAGAAGGGCGGCACGGTCAACGTCGAGCACTGCTGTCGATTCCTCGCGAACGAGTACGCGGGAGCGGACCTGAACGCCCAGGCGCCGGTCGAACTGCCGACGGAGGGCGTCTACCACCCCGACCACCCGGGAATCGGGTACGAGGCGCTGCGCGAGACGCACGACCCGGACCGGCCGACCGTCGGCGTCTGGTTCTACGAGTCCCACTGGACCCACGCCAACACGCGCTACGTCGACGCGCTCGTCCGGGCGCTCGAAGCGTGGGGCGTGAACGTCCTGCCGGCCTTTTGCAACCCGGCGACCGACGAGGCGGGCCAGGAGAACGCCGAGTGGGTTGCCCGCAACTGGTTCAGCGATGCGGACGGGCCGGTCGTCGACGCCGTGGTGAGTTCCTTCATGTTCTCGCTCGGGATGAGCGAGCGCGGCCGATCGGCGAGCGACGAGGGCGGGACCGAGGAGATCTTCCTCCGCGAACTCGGCGTCCCCGTCCTGCAGGCGATCACGACGATGCGCTCGCGCTCGCGCTACGCCAACAGCGACACCGGCGTGATGGGCTTCGAACTCGCGCTCTCGGTCGCGCTGCCGGAGTTCGACGGCGCCGTGATCACCCACCCCATAAGCGGGAAAGAACGCACCGAGGACGCGGCCGGGATCGGCACCGCTCCGAAGCAGCACTTCCCGATCGAGGATCGGATCGACCACGTCGCGAGCCTCGCGGTCAACTGGGCGCAGCTTCGCCACACGCCCAACGACGCGAAGCGGGTCGCCGTCGTGTTGCACAACTACCCGCCGAGCGACGACGGCATCGGCACCGCCTTCGGCCTCGACACGCCCGCGAGCGCGAGCAACCTCCTCGCGGAACTCGACGCCCGCGGCTACGACGTCGGGGATCGCCCCGCGGACGGGCGGGAACTGATCGATTCGCTGACCGCCCAGCTCACCCTCGACGACCGCTGGGTCGCGCCCGAGGACGTCCGTCGGCTGAGCGTCGACACCGTCTCTCCCGAACGCTACGCCGAGTGGTTCGAGGCAGCCGACGCGGACTTCCGCGAGCACGTCCTCGAGGAGTGGGGCGACCCGCCGGAGCGGCCGTTCGCGATCCCTGGCGTCGAGTGCGGGAACGTCCTCGTGACGGTCCAGCCCCCGCGCGGGTTCGGCATGGATCCCTCGAAAGTCTACCACGACTCGGACCTCCAGCCGCCCCACGACTACTACGCCTTCTACGCCTGGCTGCGCGAGGAGTTCGACGCCGACGCGGTCGTCCACCTGGGCACTCACGGCAGCCTCGAGTGGCTCCCCGGCAAGACCGTCGGCCTCGACGCCGCGAGCGCGCCCGACGCCCTCATCGCCGACCTGCCGAACGTCTACCCCTACATCGTCAACAACCCCGGCGAGGGGACCCAGGCCAAGCGCCGCTCCTACGCCGCGATCGTCGATTACCTCACGCCCGTCATGCGATCGGCCGGCACGTACGACGACCTCGCCGAACTCGAGGAACTCGCGAATCAGTACCGCGAGGCCGGGATGGAGGACGCCCGCGCGGACGACGGCGAGCACCTCGAGACGCTGATTCGGGAGCAAGTGGCGGAACTGGACCTCGCGGTCGAATTGGGTATCGAGGGGACGATAGACGAACAGGCCGACGTTCGCGGACCGGCCGAGGCCGGCTCGACGCTCGCCGAGGGCGACGTGGCTGGCGACCGGGTCGAGATCGAAGAACTCGTCGGGCGCATCCACGCGTACCTCACCGACGTCAAGACCACCCAGATCCGGATGGGACTGCACACGATGGGCGAACCGCCCGCGGGAGAGCGGCTGGTCGAGTACCTCGTCGCGCTCACCCGGCTCGAGAACCCCGGCGCGCCAAGCCTGCGCGAGAGCGTGGCGGGCGTCCTCGGCGTCGACTACGAGACGATGCTCGACTCGCCGGGCGCGTACGAGGAGACCCTCGGGATGACCTACGCCGAAGCCGCGGACGAGGTCTACGAGACCAGCGTCGACCTGATCGAGACGCTCGCCGACCACGACTTCGACGTGCCCGAGTCCGAACGCGACGCGGCTCCGGGGGACGAAGTGAACACCAACCTGCTCGTCGTCGACCTCGAGCCGATCGGCGATGCCCGAGCGAAATCGGGCGCCCACGACGATCTGCGCGAAGTCCTCGCGTACATCTGCGAGGAGGCCCGGCCCCGCGTGAAGGCGTCCGAGGACGAGATCCCGAGAACGGCGGACGCGCTCGCGGGCGAGTACGTCCCGCCCGGCGGCTCGGGCGCGCCGACCCGCGGCGGCGTCGACCTGCTCCCGACGGCGCGGAACTTCTACACGCTTGATCCGCGGAAGGTGCCCGCCAAACCGGCCTGGAAGGTCGGTCGTGAAGTTGCCGAGGGCGTGCTCGAACGTCACCGGGACGAGCGCGGCGAGTATCCCGAGGAGATCGGCGTGGTCGCCTGGGGCACCCCGACCGTCCGCACCCGCGGGGAGACCATCGCGCAGGTACTGGCCATGATGGGGGTCGAGCCACAGTGGACCGACGCCGGGCGAATCGACGACGTCGAGCCGATCCCGCTCGACGAGCTAGACCGTCCCAGAATCGACGTGACGACCCGCGTCTCGGGCCTGTTCCGCGACGCCTTCCCCGCCGCGGCGGGCGTCATCCACGACGCCGTCGACGCCGTCGTCGACCGCGACGAACCCCACGAGCGGAACTACGTCAAGAAACACGTCGAAGAGGAGGCTGCGGAACTGCGCGAGGCGGTCGAGGAACAGCGCGAAGGTGCGGATGGCGAGAATCTCGACGCGGCCGACGCCCGCGAGGCCGCCAAACATCGCGTCTTCACGACGAAGCCCGGCGGCTACGGCGCGGGGACGAACAAGGCCGTCGACGAGGGCAACTGGGACGACCGCGCGGACCTCGCCGAGGTCTACGTCCAGTGGGGCGGCTACGCGATGGGCTCGCGCGGTCGGGTCTCCGGCGCCCACGACGCCTTCGAACGGCGCCTCTCGAGCGTCGACGCGACGGTCAAGATCGAAGATACGATGGAGCAAGACGAGTTCGACTCCTCCGACTGGTACGCCTTCCACGGCGGCTTCATCTCCGCGGTGAGCGAAATTTCGGGGACTGAACCGGCCTCCTACGTTGGCGACTCGTCGGATCCGGATAACGTGGACGTCTACACCAACGAGGAGAAGGTCCGGAAGGCGATGCGCGCACGCGTGCTCAACCCCGACTGGCTCGACTCCATGGAGGACCACGGCTACAAGGGCGCGGGCGACCTCTCGACGACGGTCGACGTGACGCTCGGCTGGGACGCCACCACCGGCGTCGTCAGCGACGCGCTCTGGGAGGCCGTCGCCGAGGCCTACGCCTTCGACGCGGACCGACAGGACTGGCTGCGGGAGGTGAACCCGTGGGCGCTCGAGTCGATCACCGACACCCTCCTGGAGGCGATCGAGCGCGACCTCTGGGACGCCGACGACGAGACTCGCGATCGGTTGCGCGATCTGAACCTCTCCGTGGAGGGCGATCTGGAGGCGCGGACGACCGCCGAGGCCGCCGATCCGGAGGTGTCGACCGATGACTGAGGGCGAGCCGACGCCAGCGGCCGACGGGGCGGGCGGATCGACAGCCGAGACGGACAGGGCGGGCGGATCGACCGCCGAGACGGACGGGGTGGACGAGTCGACCGCCGAGACGGCGGGTGACCCCGACGAGGCGTACGCCGACCTCGGCGCGACGACGGAGAACGCGATGGAGATCGCCGAGACGAGCATGGACATCGTTCGCCAGTTCGTCCCGGACGAGACGCTGGCCGACCGGATTCGACAGAAGTCGGTCCACTCGATGGGCGACATCGAGTTCCAGCACCTGATCGAGTTCACCGGCGCGGACGGCGTGGGCGCGGACGAGGACGCTCCGGTCCGGGCGGGCGCGCGGGCCGTCCTCGACGAGGCCCCCATCGTCACGGACATCACGATGGTGAAAGCCGGCGTGACCGGACGGGGACACGACTGCGAGGTTTCGAAGGCGATCGGCCACGGGACGGAACTCGCCGAGAAGACGGGCATGACACGAACCGCCGCGGCGATGCTCGAACTCGACAAGGACGGTCGGTTCGAGGACGCGATCGTCACGATCGGCAACGCGCCGACCGCGGCGTTCGCCCTCGCGGATTGCATCGAGAACGGAACGCGACCGGCGGTCGTCCTGGCGCACCCGGTCGGGTTCGTCAAGGCCGAGGAGAGCCGCGAGCGGATCCGCGAGGTGAGCCGCGAGCACGACGTCCCCGCGATCACCCACGTCGGGCGGCGGGGCGGAAGCGGGCTCGCCGCGGCGCTGACGAACGAACTGATCCACGTCGCCTCGGACGTCCGCGACGGCGCGATCGATATCGACGGGATCGCGAGCCGATGAGCGACGACCTGGCCCCCGATCCGGCGACGATCGCCGCGGCGTCGGCGGAACGAACCGTCGGCGACGCGGGTGTGAGGGAGGGTGGAACGAGCGGCGACGCGGACGGCGCTGGGGCCACCGACGGCGCGAACGGTGACCCGGTCTACGCGGTCGGGATCGGGCCCGGAAATCCCGACTACCTCACGCCGCGCGGCGAGCGCGCAATCCGCGACGCCGACGTCGTCGTCGGCTTCGACTCCGTCGTCGCGTACGTCGCCGAGCTGGCGCCGCCGGGTACCGAGCTGCTCACCTGCGGGTACGACGACGAGGGGGAGACGCTCGCGGCGTTCGCCGACCGGGTCGCCGACGGCGTGGCGGGGACCGCCGTCCTGATGGGCGATCCGAACCACTCCGGGTACCAGTTTATCGGCCGGGTCCAGCGGGCCGTCGAGGCGGCCGCGCCCGCGCGACCGATCCGGGTGATTCCCGGCATCTCGTCGCTCCAGGTCGCCGCCAGCCGCGCCCGGACGCCGATGGAGGACAGCGAGTTCGTCACGCTCCACAAGCGCGGCGACCTCGAAGGCGACCTGGCGCGCCTCGCCAGGGCCGTGGGCGAGCGACACCTCCTGGTGCTGCCGCGACCGTTCGACTGGATGCCCGGCGATATCGCCGACTTCCTGCTCGACGAGGGGGCGGATCCGGCACTCGACGCGCTGGTGTGCGAGAAACTGACGCACGACGACGAGGCGATTCACCGGTTCACGCTGGCCGAACTGGCCACCCACGCCGGTGGTGACGGCCGCGACGGGACGCCGTTTTCGGACCTGAGCGTCCTGGTCGTCCGCCGTCCGGTCGAGATCGAGTGAGTGACCGGGGCGAGCGGCCACCGCGGTCGAAATCGAGCGACCGACGAGATCGAGGTCGAGCGCGCGACGGAACGGCCAATCGTCGGGATCACCGCTCGGCCGTCGCAGGTCTGACTCCCCAGCTGGCCACCTGCTTCAGGTGGCGAGTGGCGGCCACGCGGGCGCCACGGTCTCCTGGACGAGCTGCGTCTGGGCCCGACGGAGCCGTTCGGAGACCGACGAGGCGGTGATTCCCAGCTCGTCGGCGAGCCCCTCGAGCGAGGTCCGGCGGGGGATCTCGAAGTAGCCGCGTTCGTAGGCGATCCGGAGCGCTTCGCGTTGCTCGTCCGTGAGGCCGTCGCCCGGCGGTTCGGCGTCGCCGTCGCGGGTGAGCCGGCGGAGCCGGAAGCCGGCGTTGTCCTGCCAGAACGAGGCGAACGCGTCGAACGTCGTCCGGTCGAGGAACCAGCCCGTCTGTCGCCAGCCCTCGGGTAACACTTCGATTCGTTCGATGATGGCGTCCTCGGTCGCGAGGTCGGTGAGCCCCTCGAGGTCGTCGACGGCGTCGCCGAGCTGACCGGCGAAGCTGTAGGCGGGTCGAGCGCGGTACCGGCGGGCGGTCCCGGCTTCGCCGATCAGCGTCCACCCCGCGACGTCGTCGGCCGCTGTCAGCGCCCGCTCGAACGCGCGCCGGGAGCCGTCCGTCACGGTGACGACGAACGGCGGCCGATCGCCGTGGTTGTACTGGAGGTCGAGGACGATCGTCGCCTCGGGGACGGCCGACGCGGCACCCGCGAGCGGTAACGCGGGACACTCGATGTCGAATTCCGCTACCAATCCCATACGTCGTCGTCCGCGCACGCTCCCAAGGGGGTGACGGAATCACCCGGCCGACTGCGCCGATCGGCGGAGCGTGTGTTTACCCCGTCGTGCGTGATCGACGCTTCCAGGTACCCACCGACGCGACCGGCGCCGCCATAAAGGGCCGCATCACTGAGAGACGGGTCTACCGTCCGGACAGCCGAACGGAGAGTGCATGCAGCCGAATCACGATACAGACGGAACGCAGTTCACCTACGACCGAGACGGAACGGGTCAGCCGCTTTGCCTGCTTCACGGCGGCATGGCGCCCCCGGAGTACTGGACGCCAGTCCGTCCCGAGCTGGAGAACTACGCCACGATCGTCCCGCAGCGGCCGGGCTTCGGGACGTGCCTCGACGACCCGGCGGAGACGGGGCCGGAGGACGTCCTCGACCGCGAGGTTCGGTACGTCCGCGAACTCGTCGACACGGTCGACGGCGAGCCGATCTTGTTCGGACACTCTTACGGCGCGCTCGCGGCCATCGAAGCCGCGCGGGCGGCGACGGTGGACGCGGTCGTCGCGTACGAACCTGCGATCCTCCCCGAGCCCTTCCGGACCGAGGCCGATCTCGCCGCCCAGATGGAGCGACTGCTCGAGGACGGCCGTCGTCGCGAGGCGATCCAGCGCTACGTCGAGCTGGTCCTCCACCCGGACGGGATCGACGACCTCGACGCGTGGCTGGCCGAGTGGCCGGTCTGGCCCGACTGCGTCGACCTCGCCGAGGAGGTGACCAGGATGAATCGCGCCGTCGAACGGTATCGGCTCCCCGATCGGCTGGACGTCGACGCGCCGGTACTGGTGCTGACCGGGACGGCCGGGCCGGACTTCCTTCGCGAAAGTGCCCGGAGCGTCCACGACGCACTGCCCAACAGTCGCTTCGTCGAGTTCGACGGCCTCGGCCACGGCGGTCCGGCGCGATCACCGCGCCGGGTCGTCGATGTCGTCGAATCCTTCCTCGACGATCGCGTCTCGTGATCGACGCGACTCGAGGATTGTCCCGTACACGACGCCCTCTCGATCGGCCGCGTTCGACCTAGTCGTCCGCGGGTGCGCCGAGCCCGGAGTCGGCGCCGCTCGCGTCATCGTCGCCCGTCACTGTCGCGTAGAGCATGATCAGCATCGAGAGGATGAGCGCGGCGCCCCAGAGGAAGCCGGTCGGCATGAGGAACGTCAGGCCGAAGCCTTCGCCGAGCCAGACGACGCCGGGGATGCCCCACTGACCGGCGACGAACAGGCCCGTCACCGCGGTCCGGAGGGTGCCCGTCACGCCGAGTGCGGGGACGGCAAAGCCCATCACGATCGCGAGGATCGAGATGACGCCGAGGTGGGCGTGTCCGCCCATCATCCACGCCGGGACGGCGTCCCCACCGGCGACGATCGCGAGCTGGTGCATGCCGACGGCCATCATGACGGTCAGTCCGAGGAAGCCGCTCGCCTTGAGAACCTTCGTCATATACAGTTAGTCGGATATGTCCGTTTCGGGTAATATTTGGGGTGCCAGCAGGGCTTGCGCGTTCGGATCCGACCGCTAGAGCCGCTCGCGGACGAGTCGACGCTCCGCCTCGGTGCAGTCGTACAGCTCGAAGACGAGTTCGTCGACGAGTTCGCGCCGCGCCTCGATCGCCTCGTCGAGCGCTCGCGCCCGTTCGACCGTCGCTGCGTAGCGGGCGAGGTCGTCCGCGATGTCGTCGGGTTTCGGGAGCCTGAGGGCCGCGAGCCGGTCGAGGAGCGAGATCGTCTTCGTCGCGTTCGTCCGGACGTCCGCGAAGCCGTCCGCGCGCGAGACGGCGTACGGCACGAACGCCGAGAGGACCGGTCGGACCTCCGGCCCGGGGCCGTCGATCCTGAACGCCGGGATCGCGTCGGTCGTCACGTAGCCGTGAGTGTCGGTCTCGAACGTTTGGTCGTCGGTCTCGCTCGTCGGGTCGTCCGCGTCACGCTCGGACGCGCCCGCTGGCTTGTAGCGGGCTCGCACTGCGATGACGATGGCGCCGTCGTCCTCGCGAATCTCGACCGCCGCCGCGAGCCGGAGCTTCCGTCGCGTCGCGGTCGTCTCCGCGAGCACGCTCTCGGCCGCGCCCGGAATCGGATCGCAGCCCGGCAGGTCGCCGAGCGACGGCCCCCAGCGGTACGAGTCGAGGTAGGCGTCGAGGTCGGTCTCGAGCGCCGCCCGGCGCTCGGACAGGCGCGAGATATCGTCGGCGAGCCAGGAGCAAAACGCCGCCCCATCCGCCGCACGGTCGTACGCCGTGCGGATCGCCTGCGCGTCCGTCTCGTCTCCCACTTCCGCCTCGCTTCCGGCCACCGCCTCGTTCCCCACTTCCGCCTCGGCCCCGGTCACCGTCTCGTCGATCAGGTCCGTCCAGTCCGGGTCCGCGGGCGGCAGGCGGATCGGCAATCGATCCAGCGAGGACAGCGAGAGGCGCGGAAAGAGCTGCTGGCTGCCCTTCTCGCCGGAGACGAGGTGGACGAACGAGAGGAGTCGACTGTTCAACAGCGCGGTGAGCGTTCCGGCGTCGAGGCGGTCGTCGGTCGGCACGATCGTGATGATCGATTTCGGAACCAGCGCCTCCCGTCGCACCCGCGCAGCGGTGATGCCGTCGTCGCCGGTGACCTCCCGGACCAGGACGCGGTCGCCGTCCCGGAACCGAGCCGGCGGCAGGCGGAAGAACTCGGCCTCGCGGTCGACGTAGCCGTCGGGCGTCGGATCGACGTGGTAGGGCGAGAGCGACGACGCGCGAATCTCCGGGACGTGGCCGTCGCTGACCGCCTCGCTCGCGTGGTGGGCTTCGGCCTCGATGACGTCCGGGTCGTGCAGGTCCGCGTGGTAGAGCTGGTAGCCGACGGTCCGGTCGACGAGGTCGCCGAGCGGCGTCGCGTCGGCTTCGAGTCGCGAGACGAGGGCGCGCTCGCGCTCGCTCGCCCGCAGTTCCAGGCGGTAGTTCTCGGCCGCGATCGACTCGACGGCCACGTCGCGAATGCGGATCGGAGCCCCGTCCGGGCGGCGCTCGAAGACCTCGATCCGCTCGTGTCCGCCCGCGACGTCGAGGACGAACGTCGTCGCGTTCGCTCCAACCGCCGGGAAGGTCGATCGCGGGAGGAGGCTCACGCGACGCAGCATCCCCGTTCCGACGGTGGCCCGCCTGAGCTCGCTCGCCGCCGGCATCGAGAGCCAGGACTGGGGCGTCACCAGCGAC
Coding sequences within it:
- the cobN gene encoding cobaltochelatase subunit CobN, coding for MAVYNMSARIGIYTATENELGAIQRAAERLGDDVDLVVRSASDLEDEADVEAFVDEVRGATAAVFWLHGAEESMPGYDYAVGELADERVPLLVKSTGDAFAIEDTTVRTDHRETVYDYLEKGGTVNVEHCCRFLANEYAGADLNAQAPVELPTEGVYHPDHPGIGYEALRETHDPDRPTVGVWFYESHWTHANTRYVDALVRALEAWGVNVLPAFCNPATDEAGQENAEWVARNWFSDADGPVVDAVVSSFMFSLGMSERGRSASDEGGTEEIFLRELGVPVLQAITTMRSRSRYANSDTGVMGFELALSVALPEFDGAVITHPISGKERTEDAAGIGTAPKQHFPIEDRIDHVASLAVNWAQLRHTPNDAKRVAVVLHNYPPSDDGIGTAFGLDTPASASNLLAELDARGYDVGDRPADGRELIDSLTAQLTLDDRWVAPEDVRRLSVDTVSPERYAEWFEAADADFREHVLEEWGDPPERPFAIPGVECGNVLVTVQPPRGFGMDPSKVYHDSDLQPPHDYYAFYAWLREEFDADAVVHLGTHGSLEWLPGKTVGLDAASAPDALIADLPNVYPYIVNNPGEGTQAKRRSYAAIVDYLTPVMRSAGTYDDLAELEELANQYREAGMEDARADDGEHLETLIREQVAELDLAVELGIEGTIDEQADVRGPAEAGSTLAEGDVAGDRVEIEELVGRIHAYLTDVKTTQIRMGLHTMGEPPAGERLVEYLVALTRLENPGAPSLRESVAGVLGVDYETMLDSPGAYEETLGMTYAEAADEVYETSVDLIETLADHDFDVPESERDAAPGDEVNTNLLVVDLEPIGDARAKSGAHDDLREVLAYICEEARPRVKASEDEIPRTADALAGEYVPPGGSGAPTRGGVDLLPTARNFYTLDPRKVPAKPAWKVGREVAEGVLERHRDERGEYPEEIGVVAWGTPTVRTRGETIAQVLAMMGVEPQWTDAGRIDDVEPIPLDELDRPRIDVTTRVSGLFRDAFPAAAGVIHDAVDAVVDRDEPHERNYVKKHVEEEAAELREAVEEQREGADGENLDAADAREAAKHRVFTTKPGGYGAGTNKAVDEGNWDDRADLAEVYVQWGGYAMGSRGRVSGAHDAFERRLSSVDATVKIEDTMEQDEFDSSDWYAFHGGFISAVSEISGTEPASYVGDSSDPDNVDVYTNEEKVRKAMRARVLNPDWLDSMEDHGYKGAGDLSTTVDVTLGWDATTGVVSDALWEAVAEAYAFDADRQDWLREVNPWALESITDTLLEAIERDLWDADDETRDRLRDLNLSVEGDLEARTTAEAADPEVSTDD
- a CDS encoding precorrin-8X methylmutase gives rise to the protein MEIAETSMDIVRQFVPDETLADRIRQKSVHSMGDIEFQHLIEFTGADGVGADEDAPVRAGARAVLDEAPIVTDITMVKAGVTGRGHDCEVSKAIGHGTELAEKTGMTRTAAAMLELDKDGRFEDAIVTIGNAPTAAFALADCIENGTRPAVVLAHPVGFVKAEESRERIREVSREHDVPAITHVGRRGGSGLAAALTNELIHVASDVRDGAIDIDGIASR
- a CDS encoding cobalt-precorrin-7 (C(5))-methyltransferase, which translates into the protein MSDDLAPDPATIAAASAERTVGDAGVREGGTSGDADGAGATDGANGDPVYAVGIGPGNPDYLTPRGERAIRDADVVVGFDSVVAYVAELAPPGTELLTCGYDDEGETLAAFADRVADGVAGTAVLMGDPNHSGYQFIGRVQRAVEAAAPARPIRVIPGISSLQVAASRARTPMEDSEFVTLHKRGDLEGDLARLARAVGERHLLVLPRPFDWMPGDIADFLLDEGADPALDALVCEKLTHDDEAIHRFTLAELATHAGGDGRDGTPFSDLSVLVVRRPVEIE
- a CDS encoding helix-turn-helix domain-containing protein → MGLVAEFDIECPALPLAGAASAVPEATIVLDLQYNHGDRPPFVVTVTDGSRRAFERALTAADDVAGWTLIGEAGTARRYRARPAYSFAGQLGDAVDDLEGLTDLATEDAIIERIEVLPEGWRQTGWFLDRTTFDAFASFWQDNAGFRLRRLTRDGDAEPPGDGLTDEQREALRIAYERGYFEIPRRTSLEGLADELGITASSVSERLRRAQTQLVQETVAPAWPPLAT
- a CDS encoding alpha/beta fold hydrolase: MQPNHDTDGTQFTYDRDGTGQPLCLLHGGMAPPEYWTPVRPELENYATIVPQRPGFGTCLDDPAETGPEDVLDREVRYVRELVDTVDGEPILFGHSYGALAAIEAARAATVDAVVAYEPAILPEPFRTEADLAAQMERLLEDGRRREAIQRYVELVLHPDGIDDLDAWLAEWPVWPDCVDLAEEVTRMNRAVERYRLPDRLDVDAPVLVLTGTAGPDFLRESARSVHDALPNSRFVEFDGLGHGGPARSPRRVVDVVESFLDDRVS